A single window of Halotalea alkalilenta DNA harbors:
- a CDS encoding TMEM165/GDT1 family protein: MEALFVATGAVALAELGDKTQFLALLLVIRFGRPWTIFFAILAAALLNHGLSAWVGQFFANRLDTELIQVITGFSFIAIGLWMLRPGEAPEEARSLRAGVFITAFVLFSLAELGDKTQLATVLLGARYGEVLLVTIGSTLGMLLANAPAIWIGERFAKRLPVRGLHFASCALFILIGLFTLFAAWR, translated from the coding sequence TTGGAAGCACTGTTCGTCGCCACTGGCGCGGTCGCCCTTGCCGAACTCGGCGACAAGACCCAGTTTCTCGCGCTGCTCCTGGTGATCAGGTTCGGTCGCCCCTGGACGATCTTCTTCGCCATCCTCGCCGCCGCTTTGCTCAATCACGGGCTGTCCGCCTGGGTGGGGCAGTTCTTCGCCAACCGGCTCGATACCGAGCTGATCCAAGTGATCACCGGTTTCTCCTTCATCGCCATCGGCCTTTGGATGCTGCGCCCCGGCGAGGCGCCTGAAGAGGCTCGCTCGCTGCGCGCTGGCGTATTCATTACCGCTTTCGTGCTGTTCTCGCTCGCCGAGCTAGGCGACAAGACCCAGCTGGCCACGGTGCTGCTCGGTGCGCGCTATGGTGAAGTACTGCTGGTCACGATAGGTTCGACCCTCGGCATGCTGCTGGCGAATGCGCCCGCGATCTGGATCGGCGAGCGTTTCGCCAAACGCCTGCCGGTACGCGGGCTCCACTTCGCCTCCTGCGCGCTGTTCATCCTGATCGGGCTGTTCACTCTGTTCGCTGCTTGGCGATGA
- the cysE gene encoding serine O-acetyltransferase has product MNPAALWQQARDEAMAISHQEPELTPLMLGAILDRPSLGAGLAHRLGRRLAHPDLAADQLTSLFEQLLVGHVEIATGIALDLIAILERDPSVRQVSEALLYLKGFHALTTHRFAHALWHDGRRQMARYLQSRSSEVFQTDIHPAAKIGNGVFIDHATGVVIGETAEIGDDVSLLQGVTLGGTGKQSGDRHPKVRRGVLIGAGAKVLGNIEIGVGARIGAGSVVLDPIPPHTTAVGVPARVVGAAGCAVPAQRMDHRLDGCRTD; this is encoded by the coding sequence ATGAATCCAGCCGCACTGTGGCAGCAGGCCCGTGACGAAGCGATGGCAATCAGCCATCAGGAGCCGGAGCTCACGCCCTTGATGCTCGGTGCGATTCTCGACCGCCCTTCGCTGGGCGCAGGTCTTGCGCATCGCCTGGGGCGTCGCCTCGCCCATCCCGATCTCGCCGCTGACCAGCTCACATCGCTATTCGAGCAGCTGCTCGTCGGTCACGTCGAAATCGCCACGGGCATCGCGCTCGATCTCATCGCGATACTCGAACGCGACCCCTCGGTGCGCCAGGTCAGCGAAGCGCTGCTCTACCTGAAGGGATTCCACGCCCTCACCACCCACCGCTTCGCCCATGCGCTATGGCATGACGGCCGCCGGCAGATGGCGCGCTATCTGCAAAGCCGCAGCTCTGAGGTGTTCCAGACCGACATCCATCCCGCGGCCAAAATCGGCAACGGCGTATTCATCGACCATGCCACCGGTGTGGTGATCGGTGAGACCGCGGAAATCGGCGACGACGTCTCGCTGCTCCAGGGCGTCACCCTGGGCGGCACCGGCAAGCAAAGCGGTGATCGCCACCCCAAGGTGCGCCGCGGCGTGCTGATCGGCGCCGGTGCCAAGGTGCTCGGCAACATCGAGATCGGCGTGGGCGCGCGGATCGGTGCGGGCTCGGTGGTGCTCGACCCGATACCGCCGCATACCACTGCGGTGGGCGTGCCGGCACGGGTCGTCGGCGCCGCCGGCTGCGCCGTCCCGGCGCAGCGGATGGATCATCGCCTCGACGGCTGCCGCACCGATTGA
- a CDS encoding GNAT family N-acetyltransferase: MFAIDPSTGFSLRPCEAEDIAAITAIYAEAVRYGRASFELDPPDETEMRQRWIKLVEANHPYWVARCAGETVGYAYAGAYRTRPAYSSTLESSVYVDARWRGRGVGEALMTRLIEDAQERGGRQMIAVVGDSANLGSLRLHEKLGFERVGTLRSVGWKHGVWLDTVLMQRPLGAGDSAPR, translated from the coding sequence GTGTTTGCCATCGATCCATCCACTGGATTTTCCCTGCGTCCCTGTGAAGCCGAAGACATCGCCGCGATCACTGCGATCTATGCCGAGGCCGTGCGCTACGGGCGGGCAAGTTTCGAACTCGATCCGCCCGATGAGACCGAAATGCGCCAGCGCTGGATCAAGCTCGTCGAGGCGAACCATCCCTATTGGGTTGCGCGATGCGCCGGAGAGACGGTCGGCTACGCCTATGCGGGTGCCTATCGGACGCGCCCGGCCTATTCGTCCACGCTCGAAAGCTCCGTCTACGTCGATGCGCGCTGGCGCGGACGTGGTGTGGGGGAGGCGCTGATGACCCGGCTGATAGAGGACGCGCAGGAGAGGGGCGGTCGGCAGATGATCGCAGTGGTTGGTGACTCCGCCAACCTGGGCTCGCTCCGGCTGCACGAGAAGCTAGGCTTCGAGCGGGTCGGTACGCTGCGCTCGGTGGGCTGGAAGCACGGCGTCTGGCTCGATACCGTGCTGATGCAGCGCCCGCTGGGCGCGGGTGACAGCGCGCCGCGCTGA
- a CDS encoding LysR family transcriptional regulator yields the protein MNSLDLNQLRTFVDVIELGSFSAAAEHRGISQPAVSAQVRQLERRLGVRLIERSGRRAQATAAGQELLVHAQRIAQEVASTLETLLPHREGTHGRIRLGTGATACIHLLPPLLKRLKQRMPGLEITVRAGNTQEMLKQLESNSLDLALVTLPAAGRSLEVIELYQDEMVAVLPLSEAGGLEALDAARFHRQPLILYESAGHTRHLVDRWFAAAGESPKPSMELGSVEAIKRLVGAGLGWAILPRLALPPEGRDAEIEGLPLSPPLMRSLGLVMRRDKRSSRALYETVEALLSLRTC from the coding sequence ATGAATAGCCTCGATCTCAACCAGCTGCGTACCTTCGTCGACGTGATCGAGCTTGGCAGCTTCTCCGCCGCCGCCGAGCATCGCGGGATCAGCCAGCCGGCGGTGAGCGCCCAGGTCCGCCAGCTCGAGCGCCGCCTCGGCGTACGCCTGATCGAACGCTCAGGCCGCCGTGCCCAGGCAACCGCCGCCGGTCAAGAGCTGCTGGTGCACGCCCAGCGGATCGCACAGGAGGTCGCCAGTACGCTCGAGACCCTGCTGCCGCACCGTGAAGGCACCCATGGCCGGATCCGGCTCGGCACCGGAGCCACCGCCTGCATCCATTTGCTGCCGCCGCTGCTCAAGCGGTTGAAGCAGCGGATGCCAGGACTCGAAATCACCGTGCGCGCCGGCAACACCCAGGAGATGCTCAAACAGCTCGAGAGCAACAGCCTCGATCTGGCCCTGGTCACTCTTCCCGCCGCCGGACGCAGCCTCGAGGTGATCGAGCTCTATCAGGACGAAATGGTCGCCGTGCTGCCGCTCAGCGAAGCCGGCGGTCTCGAGGCCCTCGATGCCGCGCGATTCCACCGCCAGCCGCTGATCCTCTACGAGAGCGCCGGCCATACTCGCCATCTGGTCGATCGCTGGTTCGCAGCCGCCGGAGAAAGCCCGAAGCCGAGCATGGAGCTCGGCAGCGTCGAAGCGATCAAGCGTTTGGTCGGCGCGGGACTCGGCTGGGCGATCCTTCCCCGCCTGGCACTGCCGCCCGAGGGACGAGATGCAGAGATCGAGGGGCTCCCCCTCTCTCCACCGCTGATGCGCTCGCTCGGGCTGGTGATGCGTCGAGACAAGCGTTCGAGCCGAGCGCTGTACGAGACCGTCGAGGCGCTGCTTTCACTGCGCACCTGTTGA
- a CDS encoding sensor histidine kinase, with protein sequence MRGARRTRAPRALSTRLLIGSLLLTLAVLPLLGMLLSYGFQRAVSDAFDDHLGATLDLVAANVEYLPGASTPGLRRSLNDPRFERIYSGWYWQIDGEGGSSVSRSLWDQRLALDDIDPRGELDGPQGQRLRVASLELRIAGIERPLRVAVAASVGDLEADIGRFKRLIGFALLGFGLLLLVGLYLLVRLGLRPLRELQRELKAVERGDSDRLDDQAPAELAGVARAMNEVLARDRRLIEHGRAAAGNLAHALKTPISVLGMHAERLEPDARRAIGDELARIDAAVRHHLARASAAGATTLGQRATVAPALAPIVQGLRRIAERRGIALHVELGEGLEVRMDAHDFQEVIGNLLENAVHWADGRVLLRVTEQGGRCLIEVEDDGPGMSGEARGRVMARGARLDERQPGSGLGLAIVDELVLLYGGNLTLDDAKPQGLRASVVLPLAQSAPPTR encoded by the coding sequence GTGCGCGGCGCACGCCGGACGCGCGCGCCGCGCGCGCTCTCGACACGGTTGCTGATCGGTTCGCTGCTGCTGACCCTCGCGGTGCTGCCGCTGCTCGGTATGCTGCTCTCCTACGGTTTCCAGCGCGCGGTGAGCGATGCCTTCGATGATCATCTAGGCGCTACCCTCGACCTGGTCGCCGCCAACGTCGAATACCTGCCTGGCGCATCGACCCCCGGGCTGAGACGGAGCCTGAACGATCCCCGCTTCGAGCGGATCTACTCGGGCTGGTACTGGCAGATCGATGGCGAGGGTGGGTCGAGCGTATCGCGTTCGCTCTGGGACCAGCGGCTCGCCCTCGACGATATCGATCCCCGCGGGGAGCTCGACGGCCCGCAGGGACAGCGGCTGCGCGTCGCCAGCCTCGAGCTTCGGATCGCGGGCATCGAGCGGCCCTTGCGCGTCGCGGTGGCCGCCTCGGTTGGCGATCTTGAAGCCGACATCGGTCGCTTCAAGCGGCTGATCGGCTTTGCCCTGCTTGGTTTTGGCCTGCTGCTGCTGGTTGGGCTCTACCTGCTCGTACGGCTCGGACTGAGGCCGCTGCGCGAACTGCAGCGCGAACTCAAGGCGGTCGAGCGCGGCGACAGCGACAGGCTCGACGACCAGGCGCCGGCGGAGCTTGCCGGCGTCGCTCGGGCGATGAACGAGGTGCTCGCCCGTGACCGGCGGCTGATCGAACATGGGCGTGCCGCTGCGGGCAACCTCGCCCATGCGCTGAAGACGCCGATCAGCGTGCTCGGCATGCATGCCGAACGGCTCGAGCCCGACGCCCGGCGCGCGATCGGCGACGAGCTCGCGAGGATCGATGCGGCAGTGCGCCATCACCTGGCTCGCGCCTCCGCGGCGGGTGCCACCACCTTGGGCCAGCGCGCCACTGTGGCGCCGGCGCTGGCGCCGATCGTGCAGGGCCTGCGGCGCATCGCCGAACGCCGCGGCATCGCGCTGCACGTCGAGCTGGGCGAGGGGCTCGAGGTGCGCATGGATGCCCATGACTTCCAGGAGGTGATCGGCAACCTGCTCGAGAATGCCGTCCACTGGGCGGACGGACGGGTGCTGCTGCGGGTGACCGAGCAGGGAGGCCGCTGCCTGATCGAGGTCGAAGACGATGGGCCGGGGATGAGTGGCGAGGCGCGTGGGCGAGTCATGGCGCGTGGTGCGCGGCTCGACGAACGCCAGCCCGGCTCGGGGCTCGGCCTAGCGATCGTCGATGAGCTGGTGCTGCTCTACGGGGGAAACCTCACCCTCGACGATGCCAAGCCCCAGGGGCTGCGCGCCAGTGTCGTCCTCCCGCTTGCCCAAAGCGCGCCGCCCACGCGGTAG
- a CDS encoding response regulator transcription factor — protein MKILLVEDDIALSDALAASLKQAGVLVEQSFDGRSADYLIDTETYDAVVLDLGLPDGDGTRWLGEWRERGIELPVLVLTARDRWSDKAAGFSAGADDYVTKPFETGEILFRLRALVRRSHGHAHPVLRLGELSLDTHTGSLTLTGRPIALSAQEQRLISYLLHAAPRIVSRSELSEHVYDRDQAPDSNVIDVQISRLRRKLGHGCIETVRGQGYRLTEGD, from the coding sequence TTGAAGATACTGCTGGTCGAGGATGACATTGCGCTCAGCGATGCCCTGGCGGCGTCGCTCAAGCAGGCGGGCGTGCTGGTCGAGCAGTCGTTCGATGGGCGCAGTGCCGACTATTTGATCGATACCGAAACCTATGACGCCGTGGTGCTGGATCTCGGCCTGCCCGACGGCGATGGCACCCGCTGGCTGGGCGAGTGGCGGGAGCGGGGCATCGAGCTGCCGGTACTGGTGCTCACCGCGCGAGATCGTTGGTCGGACAAGGCGGCGGGGTTTTCCGCCGGGGCCGACGACTACGTCACCAAGCCGTTCGAGACCGGTGAGATCCTGTTCCGTTTGCGTGCCCTGGTACGCCGCAGCCATGGCCATGCGCACCCGGTCCTGCGTCTTGGCGAACTCAGTCTCGACACCCATACCGGCAGCTTGACCCTGACCGGCAGGCCGATCGCGCTCTCCGCCCAGGAGCAGCGGCTGATCTCCTACCTGCTTCATGCCGCACCGAGGATCGTCTCGCGCAGTGAACTCAGCGAACATGTCTACGATCGCGATCAAGCGCCGGACTCCAACGTGATCGATGTCCAGATCAGCCGGCTGAGACGCAAGCTCGGCCACGGCTGCATCGAGACCGTGCGCGGCCAGGGCTATCGGTTGACCGAGGGTGACTGA
- a CDS encoding PepSY domain-containing protein, which translates to MSRVLRAGALALVLSLSGAAYADDWQSLHEAVREGRVVPLSELLDWLDRHYVGRVIEVELDREDGRLVYEIEMLGELNQRVEFEFDAESGRLIGIEGVDIEAMRRR; encoded by the coding sequence ATGTCCCGAGTCCTGCGCGCCGGCGCTTTGGCGCTCGTGCTGTCGTTAAGCGGCGCAGCCTACGCCGACGATTGGCAGTCGCTTCACGAGGCAGTGCGCGAAGGGCGTGTCGTTCCCTTGTCGGAGCTGCTCGATTGGCTCGATCGTCACTACGTCGGTCGGGTCATCGAGGTCGAGCTCGATCGCGAAGATGGGCGGCTGGTCTATGAGATCGAGATGCTGGGCGAGCTGAACCAGCGGGTCGAATTCGAGTTCGACGCCGAAAGCGGCCGGCTGATCGGCATCGAGGGTGTCGACATCGAGGCGATGCGGCGGCGTTGA
- a CDS encoding PepSY domain-containing protein, with protein sequence MQIKPFIYALVIPATLGVSSLAQADGEIPYERLGSLLDQAEGFGFVGFEEISVDDRTKLEIEGWRADGWKLELEVMIDDGRQIKESMREASAPAWALSRERLNAALEAGRSAGVTHFSQLEVDRDGYVEVEGRDDGGREIEVRLNSTDFSVIRIERD encoded by the coding sequence ATGCAGATCAAACCTTTCATCTACGCCCTCGTCATCCCCGCCACCCTTGGCGTCTCGAGCCTCGCCCAGGCCGATGGCGAGATCCCCTACGAGCGCCTCGGCAGCCTGCTCGACCAGGCCGAAGGTTTCGGCTTCGTCGGTTTCGAGGAGATCAGCGTCGATGACCGCACCAAGCTCGAGATCGAGGGCTGGAGAGCCGACGGCTGGAAGCTCGAGCTTGAAGTGATGATCGACGACGGGCGCCAGATCAAGGAGTCGATGCGCGAAGCGAGCGCACCTGCCTGGGCGCTCAGCCGGGAACGCCTCAACGCGGCGCTCGAGGCCGGGCGCAGCGCGGGAGTCACCCACTTCTCCCAGCTCGAGGTCGACCGTGACGGCTACGTCGAGGTCGAGGGCCGCGACGACGGCGGACGGGAGATCGAGGTGCGCCTGAACAGCACGGACTTCTCGGTGATCCGCATCGAGCGCGACTGA
- a CDS encoding nitroreductase family protein, whose product MDARTLLLERNSHGKLEGPAPEASQLDTLYRAALRAPDHKGLTPWRFVEIVGEGRARLGELCARAERARKPDVSEGKLDSIRQKALRAPLIIAVIAKVVDNAKVPRVEQVVSAGCAAHAMLYAAQLEGLGAMWRTGDFAHHPIVREGFGLSPVDELVGFLYIGHKTGRDKRLPVLDPADFIERWD is encoded by the coding sequence ATGGATGCCAGGACGCTGCTGCTCGAGCGTAATTCCCACGGCAAGCTCGAAGGCCCGGCCCCCGAGGCGAGCCAGCTCGACACGCTCTACCGCGCCGCGCTGCGCGCACCGGACCACAAGGGGCTGACTCCCTGGCGATTCGTCGAGATCGTGGGTGAGGGACGTGCGCGGCTTGGCGAGCTGTGTGCCCGCGCCGAACGCGCGCGCAAGCCCGATGTCTCGGAAGGCAAGCTGGACTCGATCCGCCAGAAGGCGCTGCGCGCGCCCTTGATCATCGCGGTGATCGCCAAGGTCGTGGACAATGCCAAGGTGCCGCGAGTCGAGCAGGTGGTCTCTGCCGGCTGCGCGGCGCACGCGATGCTCTACGCCGCCCAGCTCGAGGGATTGGGCGCGATGTGGCGCACCGGCGACTTCGCCCACCATCCGATCGTGCGCGAGGGCTTCGGCCTGAGCCCGGTCGATGAGCTGGTCGGCTTCCTCTATATCGGCCACAAGACCGGGCGTGACAAGCGTCTGCCGGTCCTCGACCCTGCCGATTTCATCGAACGCTGGGACTGA
- the queF gene encoding NADPH-dependent 7-cyano-7-deazaguanine reductase QueF (Catalyzes the NADPH-dependent reduction of 7-cyano-7-deazaguanine (preQ0) to 7-aminomethyl-7-deazaguanine (preQ1) in queuosine biosynthesis): MNDHATHAGLDDAPLGHASSYPERYDAGLLFPIPRAANRVGLGLAPGAALPFVGLDQWQAFELSWLDPRGKPVVRLARFTVPANSPNLIESKSWKLYLNGFNQMRHAHEAEVAALLHRDLSQAAGAQVEVALFGVDDPALATVRLPGSCIDGFDVEIEDYSPNPALLRCVEDEVVEETLHSHLLKSNCPVTGQPDWGSVVVRYRGPRLVAETLLAYLVSYRNHQDFHEHCVERIFLDLLERARPERLAVMARYTRRGGLDINPCRATSRDALDPAWLDARMTRQ; this comes from the coding sequence ATGAACGATCATGCAACACACGCAGGGCTCGATGACGCCCCGCTCGGTCACGCATCGAGCTATCCCGAGCGCTACGATGCGGGGCTTCTGTTTCCTATCCCCCGTGCCGCCAATCGCGTCGGGCTGGGCCTGGCCCCCGGTGCGGCGCTGCCGTTCGTCGGGCTGGACCAGTGGCAGGCCTTCGAGCTCTCCTGGCTGGACCCGCGCGGCAAGCCGGTGGTGAGACTCGCGCGTTTCACCGTACCTGCGAACTCACCCAACCTGATCGAGTCGAAGTCGTGGAAGCTGTATCTCAACGGTTTCAATCAGATGCGTCATGCCCACGAGGCGGAGGTCGCGGCGCTGCTGCATCGCGACCTGAGCCAGGCCGCGGGGGCGCAGGTCGAGGTGGCGCTGTTCGGCGTCGATGACCCGGCACTGGCCACCGTGCGTCTGCCGGGAAGCTGCATCGATGGGTTCGATGTCGAGATCGAGGATTATTCGCCGAATCCGGCGCTGCTGCGCTGCGTAGAGGATGAGGTGGTCGAGGAGACGCTCCATTCGCATCTGCTCAAGTCCAACTGTCCGGTCACCGGCCAGCCCGACTGGGGCAGCGTGGTCGTGCGCTATCGCGGGCCTCGCCTGGTCGCCGAGACCTTGCTCGCCTACCTGGTGTCCTATCGCAACCACCAGGATTTCCACGAGCACTGCGTCGAGCGGATCTTCCTCGATTTGCTCGAGCGCGCCCGCCCGGAGCGGCTCGCGGTGATGGCTCGCTACACGCGACGAGGCGGTCTCGATATCAACCCCTGTCGCGCCACGTCGCGCGATGCGCTCGACCCCGCCTGGCTCGATGCCCGGATGACGCGCCAATAA
- a CDS encoding ABC transporter permease — protein sequence MNAQQTLIALWTIVVREIRRFMRIWPQTLLPPSITMAMYFLIFGNLIGSRVGEMDGFDYIDYIVPGLIMMSVITNSYSNVASSFFGNKFQRSVEELIVSPMPGWTILTGFIAGGAARGLLVGLIVTLVSMFFTRLEVAHPLLTCLVVVLTATLFSIGGFINALMANKFDDISIVPIFVLTPLTYLGGVFYSIHTLPEFWQHVSLLNPILYMVNTFRFGILGVSDIAVGWALVAIVGFNVLFFAVALRMLNRGKGIRH from the coding sequence GTGAATGCACAGCAGACCTTGATCGCGCTATGGACCATCGTGGTGCGCGAGATTCGCCGCTTCATGCGGATCTGGCCGCAGACCCTGCTGCCACCCTCGATCACCATGGCGATGTACTTCCTGATCTTCGGCAACCTGATCGGTTCGAGGGTCGGCGAGATGGATGGTTTCGACTACATCGACTACATCGTACCGGGTCTGATCATGATGTCGGTGATCACCAACAGCTACTCCAACGTCGCTTCGTCGTTCTTCGGCAACAAGTTCCAGCGCTCGGTCGAGGAGCTGATCGTCTCGCCGATGCCGGGCTGGACCATCCTCACCGGCTTCATCGCCGGCGGTGCTGCTCGAGGCCTGCTTGTCGGCCTGATCGTCACCCTGGTGTCGATGTTCTTCACCCGGCTGGAGGTGGCCCATCCGCTGCTCACCTGCCTGGTGGTGGTGCTCACCGCGACGCTGTTCTCTATCGGCGGCTTCATCAATGCGCTGATGGCGAACAAGTTCGACGATATCTCGATCGTGCCGATCTTCGTGCTCACCCCGTTGACCTATCTCGGTGGGGTGTTCTACTCGATCCACACCCTGCCCGAGTTCTGGCAGCACGTCTCGCTGCTCAACCCGATCCTCTACATGGTCAATACCTTCCGCTTCGGTATCCTCGGAGTCTCCGACATCGCGGTGGGCTGGGCGCTGGTGGCGATCGTCGGGTTCAACGTGCTGTTCTTCGCCGTGGCGCTGCGCATGCTCAACCGTGGCAAGGGGATTCGTCATTGA
- a CDS encoding ABC transporter ATP-binding protein has translation MAAPALSIRGLTKVYANHHQALKGIDLEVADGDFFALLGPNGAGKSTTLGIICSLVNKTAGKVEIFGIDIDRDFSKAKYALGVVPQEFNFNQFEKVEDIVLAQAGYYGIPLKRAKPRARQLLEDLGLADKRDTPARMLSGGMKRRLMIARALIHQPRLLILDEPTAGVDIELRRSMWEYMQRINREEGTTIILTTHYLEEAESLCRNIAIINRGEIVENTSMRALLGQLDVETFVLDLAAPLESVPEIEGFAVARLDPSQLSLSVSRGQRINDAFAALTAQGIEVVSMRNRANRLEELFVALVEDKQGGKGGIR, from the coding sequence ATGGCGGCTCCAGCCCTTTCGATCCGTGGCCTGACCAAGGTCTACGCCAATCATCATCAAGCGCTCAAGGGTATCGATCTCGAAGTCGCCGATGGCGATTTCTTCGCCCTGCTCGGTCCCAACGGGGCCGGGAAATCGACCACGCTGGGGATCATCTGCTCGCTGGTCAACAAGACCGCGGGGAAGGTGGAAATCTTCGGCATCGATATCGATCGCGACTTCTCCAAGGCCAAGTACGCCCTCGGCGTGGTGCCCCAGGAGTTCAATTTCAACCAGTTCGAGAAGGTCGAGGACATCGTCCTCGCCCAGGCCGGCTACTACGGCATCCCGCTCAAGCGGGCCAAGCCGCGCGCGCGCCAGCTGCTCGAGGACCTCGGGCTCGCCGACAAGCGCGATACACCCGCGCGGATGCTCTCGGGAGGGATGAAGCGCCGGCTGATGATCGCGCGGGCCTTGATCCATCAGCCGCGGCTTTTGATCCTCGACGAGCCGACCGCCGGGGTCGACATCGAACTGCGCCGCAGCATGTGGGAATACATGCAGCGGATCAATCGGGAGGAGGGGACCACGATCATCCTCACCACCCACTACCTGGAGGAGGCCGAGAGCCTCTGTCGCAACATCGCGATCATCAACCGCGGCGAAATCGTCGAGAACACCAGCATGCGTGCGCTGCTCGGCCAGCTCGATGTCGAGACCTTCGTGCTCGATCTCGCAGCTCCGCTGGAAAGCGTGCCCGAGATCGAAGGCTTCGCGGTCGCGCGCCTCGACCCGTCGCAGCTCAGCCTGTCGGTGAGCCGGGGCCAGCGAATCAACGACGCCTTCGCCGCGCTCACCGCCCAAGGCATAGAGGTGGTGTCGATGCGCAACCGCGCCAACCGACTCGAAGAGCTGTTCGTCGCGCTGGTCGAGGACAAGCAGGGTGGTAAGGGAGGAATTCGCTAA
- a CDS encoding metallophosphoesterase family protein: protein MIRLLHTADWQIGKPFGQFEPDEAVLLSEARFLAVERLAMLATEHQVDAVLVAGDVFDAQTVADKTLHRLFNALAGFPGPWVMIPGNHDAALAESVWRRAERLDALPANLHLCLRPEPLHLEAANLVVLPAPLTQRHTYQDLTDWFDLAATPEGALRIGLAHGSVEGILIEAIDSPNPIALDRADKARLDYLALGDWHGAKRIDARSWYAGTPEPDRFKANDAGRALLVELDAPGIEPRVTQLETGRYRWRQETRTLRVASDLDALLEWLGALGGDDVVALILEGSLDLAAHRRLEIALGQARGRARSLRVDTQALRLEPTVEDLDALAADGYVGEVIDELREQQGGSDGAVARDALALLAGLLDERREKRA, encoded by the coding sequence GTGATCAGGCTGTTGCATACCGCCGACTGGCAGATCGGCAAGCCATTCGGCCAATTCGAACCCGACGAGGCGGTGCTGCTCAGCGAGGCCCGCTTTCTCGCCGTCGAGCGCCTCGCCATGCTCGCCACCGAGCACCAGGTGGACGCGGTCCTGGTCGCGGGCGACGTGTTCGATGCCCAGACCGTCGCCGACAAGACCCTGCACCGGCTGTTCAATGCCCTGGCGGGCTTCCCCGGCCCCTGGGTGATGATTCCCGGCAACCATGACGCGGCGCTGGCCGAGTCGGTGTGGCGCCGTGCCGAGCGCCTCGATGCGCTGCCGGCCAACCTCCACCTCTGCCTGCGCCCGGAGCCCCTGCATCTCGAAGCCGCCAACCTCGTGGTGCTGCCGGCGCCGCTGACCCAGCGCCACACCTACCAGGACCTCACCGACTGGTTCGACCTGGCCGCGACACCCGAGGGAGCACTGCGGATCGGCCTCGCCCACGGCAGCGTCGAGGGGATATTGATCGAGGCGATCGACTCGCCCAACCCGATCGCGCTGGACCGGGCCGACAAAGCGCGGCTCGACTACCTGGCGCTCGGCGACTGGCATGGCGCCAAGCGCATCGACGCGCGCAGTTGGTACGCCGGCACGCCTGAGCCCGATCGCTTCAAGGCCAACGACGCAGGACGCGCGCTCTTGGTCGAACTCGATGCGCCCGGCATCGAGCCACGCGTCACCCAGCTCGAGACCGGACGCTACCGCTGGCGGCAGGAAACACGCACGCTGCGAGTGGCGAGCGACCTGGACGCCCTGCTCGAATGGCTGGGCGCGCTCGGTGGCGACGACGTCGTCGCGCTCATCCTCGAGGGTAGTCTCGATCTCGCCGCTCACCGGCGGCTCGAGATCGCACTCGGCCAGGCCCGCGGCCGGGCGAGGAGCCTCAGGGTCGACACCCAGGCACTGCGGCTCGAGCCGACCGTCGAGGATCTCGATGCGCTCGCCGCCGACGGCTATGTCGGCGAAGTGATCGATGAACTGCGCGAGCAGCAGGGGGGCAGCGACGGCGCCGTCGCACGAGATGCGCTGGCGCTGCTGGCCGGCCTGCTCGATGAGCGCAGGGAGAAGCGCGCATGA